The Coffea arabica cultivar ET-39 chromosome 3c, Coffea Arabica ET-39 HiFi, whole genome shotgun sequence genome contains a region encoding:
- the LOC113734453 gene encoding ubiquitin carboxyl-terminal hydrolase 2, with protein sequence MGKKAKKKPRSGQKDKRVSAASAKTNSQQQNTIANADKATDDGTTVVLKDKRVCSHLDKGVNLEKLSAKFGSSESFKCEDCRDGGDGRRGGKGKGKQGKKKGGAESRTESKAIWVCLECGHFSCGGVGLPTTPQTHAIRHAKQNHHSLVIQLENPQLRWCFCCNILIVAEKSEDGVEEKDVLHEVVQMMKIRRSDGAALDSEDVWFGSGSVTSTITSEKSAVVGSGGRDSYVVRGLINLGNTCFFNSVIQNLLALDRVRGHFCKLDGCFGPLTAAFKKLVSETNPESGLRNVINPRSFFGCVCAKAPQFRGYQQQDSHELLRCLLDALSTEELSAKKQNKSSQEAGNSDPTFVDAIFGGQLSSTVTCLECGYSSLVYEPYLDLSLPVPTKKPPSKKVQQVNRAKKPKPPPRRNARIRPKMVRDTNDLPSTSTSAAYVDGKSSSTPQSSVHIPEQNVVSSGGSATDVSVMADTKSITADCLSSDQRAQSNKAVESIVEKPIPADDFTWLDFLEADTVSNNDNMTSQMDDLSINHGSADENTVQNEVLQNSLDSCGDNISTFTDTACCSHDEMQLVHHGKEKLLSAQDMASQFDEKVVLDSSGCADTMHSEAYWENSSELSSLTCFRDLNLGVDSLGKFSEEETPLLVQESEVLLLPYKEDTCDIVKTDGDFFSSAIGCEQDSMEFDGFGDLFNEPEATGPSMNPSSMYNASETNEVLHAGFGGNSSESDPDEVDNTDAPVSVQSCLSYFTKPELLSKNEHAWQCENCAKVLQEQKIRSRKKLLNPWSKEMTELGKATRASGLSHLQDSSPFSSEVRHLCNGYLKNETVDPSDDSFLSHSTKTDVKQNVMPKNGENAEVNSVDSSMEGEKCDVVLANVCLPGTSDGDMTFCKLDDNCKRHDGSHVRCTDGKVQKDEFCTGTGKCETEETKDDEKNAEKVERDATKRILINSAPPILTIHLKRFSQDARGRLSKLNGYVQFDRTIDLKSYMDPRCMERDRYKYNLVGLVEHMGSMRGGHYVAYVRGGMKNTESQNGDYVWYHASDAYVREASLEEVLHSEAYILFYERV encoded by the exons ATGGGGAAAAAGGCTAAAAAGAAGCCCAGAAGTGGTCAAAAGGATAAGCGGGTCTCGGCTGCCTCTGCAAAAACTAATTCTCAGCAGCAGAACACTATTGCTAATGCTGATAAAGCCACTGATGACGGAACTACTGTAGTTTTAAAGGATAAAAGAGTATGCTCACATCTTGATAAGGGTGTGAATTTAGAGAAGCTTTCTGCTAAATTTGGGTCTTCAGAGTCATTTAAGTGTGAAGATTGTAGGGATGGTGGGGATGGTAGACGTGGGGGTAAGGGGAAAGgtaagcaaggaaagaaaaagggggGTGCAGAGTCGAGAACAGAGTCTAAGGCCATTTGGGTATGCTTGGAGTGTGGCCATTTTTCGTGTGGAGGTGTTGGATTGCCAACAACTCCTCAAACCCATGCCATTAGACATGCTAAACAGAACCATCATTCATTAGTCATCCAACTTGAAAATCCTCAACTTCGTTGGTGTTTCTGTTGCAATATTTTAATTGTTGCTGAAAAATCAGAAGATGGTGTTGAAGAAAAAGATGTATTACATGAAGTTGTTCAGATGATGAAAATACGGCGGTCTGATGGTGCTGCTTTGGATTCAGAAGATGTTTGGTTTGGAAGTGGCAGTGTAACAAGTACTATAACGTCAGAAAAGTCTGCAGTAGTTGGTTCAGGTGGTAGGGATAGTTATGTAGTTAGAGGGTTGATTAATTTAGGGAACACCTGTTTCTTTAATTCTGTCATACAGAATTTATTAGCACTGGATAGGGTACGAGGTCATTTTTGCAAACTGGATGGCTGTTTTGGACCCCTTACTGCTGCTTTCAAGAAGCTTGTTTCCGAGACCAACCCAGAGTCTGGCTTGAGAAATGTTATAAATCCTAGATCGttctttggttgtgtttgtGCAAAGGCGCCTCAATTTAGAGGATACCAACAGCAAGACAGTCATGAATTGCTTCGGTGCTTGCTTGATGCTTTGTCTACTGAAGAACTGAGTGCAAAAAAACAGAACAAATCTTCCCAGGAAGCTGGCAATTCAGATCCTACCTTCGTCGATGCCATCTTTGGTGGTCAACTCTCGAGCACAGTTACCTGCTTGGAATGCGGATACTCTTCGTTGGTCTATGAGCCCTATTTGGATCTCTCACTACCAGTTccaacaaaaaagcccccttCCAAAAAGGTCCAGCAAGTGAATCGAGCCAAAAAACCTAAACCACCCCCGAGGAGAAATGCAAGGATCCGTCCTAAAATGGTCAGAGATACAAATGATTTACCATCTACAAGTACATCTGCTGCTTATGTTGATGGAAAGTCTTCTAGCACACCACAATCTAGTGTACATATTCCTGAACAAAATGTGGTTTCTTCTGGTGGTTCTGCTACTGATGTAAGTGTTATGGCTGATACCAAGAGCATAACTGCAGACTGTCTGTCATCTGATCAACGTGCTCAGTCCAACAAAGCTGTTGAAAGTATTGTTGAGAAACCAATTCCAGCAGATGATTTCACCTGGTTGGACTTTCTTGAGGCAGATACAGTTTCAAACAATGATAACATGACTTCTCAAATGGATGACCTTTCAATCAATCATGGTTCTGCAGATGAAAATACTGTACAAAATGAAGTATTGCAAAATTCTTTGGATTCATGTGGTGAtaatatttcaacatttacagaTACAGCATGTTGCTCTCATGATGAGATGCAGTTAGTTCACCACGGGAAAGAGAAGTTATTGAGTGCACAAGATATGGCCTCACAATTTGATGAGAAAGTAGTCCTTGACAGTTCTGGATGTGCTGATACTATGCATAGCGAGGCTTATTGGGAGAATAGCTCAGAACTCAGCTCTTTGACTTGTTTTAGAGATTTAAATCTTGGAGTTGATTCCTTGGGGAAATTTTCAGAAGAGGAAACTCCATTGCTTGTTCAAGAGTCTGAAGTTCTTCTGCTTCCATATAAAGAAGATACCTGTGACATAGTGAAGACAGATGGTGATTTCTTCTCATCAGCTATAGGTTGTGAACAAGATtcaatggaatttgatggttTTGGTGACTTGTTTAATGAGCCTGAAGCTACAGGCCCTAGTATGAATCCCTCATCCATGTATAATGCTTCTGAGACAAATGAAGTTTTACATGCTGGTTTTGGGGGAAACAGCAGTGAGTCTGACCCAGATGAAGTTGACAACACTGATGCTCCAGTTTCTGTTCAGAGTTGTTTATCTTATTTCACAAAACCAGAGCTTCTTTCAAAAAATGAACATGCTTGGCAATGTGAAAATTGTGCAAAGGTTTTGCAAGAACAAAAAATTAGATCAAGAAAGAAACTTCTGAACCCGTGGTCTAAAGAAATGACAGAATTGGGCAAAGCTACACGTGCTTCTGGTCTGTCACATTTACAGGATAGCAGCCCTTTTTCCTCTGAGGTGAGACATCTATGTAATGGCTATCTGAAAAATGAGACAGTTGACCCATCTGATGACAGCTTTCTGTCACACAGTACAAAGACTGATGTTAAGCAGAATGTCATGCCCAAAAATGGTGAGAATGCTGAAGTGAATTCAGTAGATTCCAGCATGGAAGGTGAAAAATGTGACGTAGTCCTCGCAAATGTTTGTCTGCCAGGAACTTCTGATGGGGATATGACATTCTGTAAATTGGATGACAACTGCAAAAGACATGATGGTTCCCATGTCAGATGCACTGATGGTAAAGTTCAAAAGGACGAATTTTGTACAGGAACTGGTAAATGTGAAACAGAAGAGACTAAGGATGATGAGAAGAATGCAGAAAAAGTCGAGAGGGATGCTACTAAGAGAATCCTAATTAATAGCGCACCACCTATCCTAACAATCCATCTGAAAAGGTTCAGTCAAGATGCTCGAGGGCGCTTGAGTAAACTGAATGGCTATGTGCAATTCGACCGTACAATAGATTTAAAGTCATACATGGATCCAAG GTGCATGGAGAGGGACAGATACAAATACAATTTGGTGGGGTTGGTGGAACATATGGGATCAATGAGGGGAGGCCACTATGTTGCATATGTGAGGGGAGGCATGAAGAACACTGAAAGTCAGAATGGAGATTATGTGTGGTATCATGCCAGTGATGCTTACGTGCGTGAGGCTTCTCTGGAAGAAGTTCTTCACTCAGAGGCCTACATTTTGTTCTATGAAAGAGTTTGA
- the LOC113735102 gene encoding PLASMODESMATA CALLOSE-BINDING PROTEIN 2 → MAPSSNVVQMRIHTLHALLLISSSLVIHVAAATWCVARSDASDQALQTALDYACSAGADCAPLQSTGLCYLPNTLIAHASYAFNSYYQRKAMAPGSCSFAGTSTIAKTDPSYGSCVYPSSPSLVSTI, encoded by the exons ATGGCACCATCATCTAATGTGGTGCAGATGAGAATACACACACTACACGCACTACTACTCATCAGCAGTAGTTTAGTCATCCATGTGGCAGCAGCAACATGGTGTGTAGCCAGAAGTGATGCAAGTGATCAAGCTTTGCAAACAGCACTGGACTATGCTTGCAGTGCTGGTGCAGATTGTGCACCTCTTCAATCAACTGGGCTGTGTTATCTTCCCAACACTCTCATTGCTCATGCTTCTTATGCCTTCAATAGTTATTACCAGCGCAAGGCCATGGCTCCAGGATCCTGTAGCTTTGCTGGCACCTCCACCATAGCCAAAACTGATCCAA GCTATGGATCTTGCGTTTATCCATCATCTCCGAG TCTTGTTAGTACTATTTAG
- the LOC113734446 gene encoding uncharacterized protein, producing MTRGNQREKDRERAQARTGGKGKNKDDGLTPEQRRERDAKALQEKAAKKAAQAAGGNDAGGKSNKK from the exons ATGACTC GCGGAAACCAGAGGGAGAAAGATAGAGAAAGAGCTCAGGCAAGGACTGGTGGCAAAGGCAAGAACAAAGATGATGGTTTGACTCCTGAGCAACGCCGTGAAAG AGATGCAAAAGCACTTCAAGAGAAGGCTGCAAAGAAGGCAGCGCAGGCAGCAGGGGGCAATGATGCTGGAGGTAAAAGCAACAAGAAATAA